A single genomic interval of Solimonas sp. K1W22B-7 harbors:
- a CDS encoding nuclear transport factor 2 family protein, giving the protein MTPDPIATWHTLLKQKDVKGLDALLADDAVFHSPVVHRPQAGKQLTKMYLAAAFAVFGNETFRYVRELRSDRDAILEFELELDGISINGIDMIKWNDNGQITDFKVMLRPLKAVNLIHEKMAAMLQAGR; this is encoded by the coding sequence ATGACCCCCGACCCGATCGCCACCTGGCACACCCTCCTCAAGCAGAAGGACGTCAAGGGCCTCGACGCCCTCCTGGCCGACGATGCCGTGTTCCATTCCCCGGTCGTCCACAGGCCCCAGGCCGGCAAGCAACTCACGAAGATGTACCTCGCCGCAGCGTTCGCCGTCTTCGGCAACGAGACCTTCCGCTACGTCCGCGAACTGAGATCGGATCGCGACGCCATCCTCGAGTTCGAACTGGAACTGGACGGCATCAGCATCAACGGCATCGACATGATCAAGTGGAACGACAACGGCCAGATCACCGATTTCAAGGTGATGCTCCGTCCTCTCAAGGCCGTCAACCTGATCCACGAGAAGATGGCTGCGATGCTGCAGGCCGGGCGCTAG
- a CDS encoding pesticin C-terminus-like muramidase, whose protein sequence is MGPEQGDQFLQDRLPQAKPGQGRAAERTGLLDRLNHAASRRRQRDASDDAARMGDATAKLPAQLTPGGGSEALSQRGSRGDVDWKHAIAAAVSPALLTPRKDRDVPPNKRLQAHEGMDSRDRATHGAVADEGMDSRDRATHGAVAEKSEPASEQLSSVKPRAEAGASIVPRRSAEGLTATAPPAEKEDATVRTAELIESLRPNSKGDEVKELQERLGLEQQGTYGPKTLAAVKKYVVGDEFSRINAELKTRIDFNSILEYEGLSLEGYVPDIPDGQSGVTIGVGFDVGQFSKAEIKAFGFPEVLTKKLLPYAGLKLADATAKLEETGGLKVTVQEVRDITFAVKKKFARDVAAKYDEARIESVPKFANLTPAQQTVVFSRFFHQGRSFTKKKNAAAWWSGVTTGKWADVQSSLRDYPFAIEDWYKARVSKEADLLGDISAEVEKK, encoded by the coding sequence ATGGGCCCGGAACAGGGCGACCAATTCCTGCAAGACCGCCTACCGCAAGCGAAGCCCGGCCAGGGGCGCGCAGCCGAACGCACCGGACTGCTGGACCGCCTGAATCATGCCGCGTCACGTCGTCGCCAGCGCGACGCCTCCGATGACGCCGCCAGGATGGGTGACGCTACCGCGAAGTTGCCGGCGCAGCTCACTCCGGGCGGCGGTTCAGAAGCCCTTTCCCAAAGAGGTTCTCGCGGCGACGTAGACTGGAAGCACGCCATCGCCGCAGCAGTAAGTCCTGCCCTGTTGACGCCTCGAAAGGATCGAGACGTCCCGCCGAACAAGCGGCTGCAGGCGCACGAGGGAATGGACTCCCGAGATAGGGCAACGCATGGAGCAGTTGCCGACGAGGGAATGGACTCCCGAGATAGGGCAACGCATGGAGCAGTTGCCGAGAAATCCGAGCCCGCGTCCGAACAGCTTTCCTCGGTGAAGCCTCGGGCCGAGGCAGGAGCGAGCATAGTCCCGAGGAGGTCTGCGGAAGGCCTGACCGCGACTGCCCCTCCCGCCGAGAAGGAGGACGCAACCGTACGCACCGCCGAGCTGATCGAGTCGCTCAGGCCGAACAGCAAGGGAGACGAAGTCAAAGAGCTGCAGGAACGGCTTGGGCTTGAGCAACAAGGAACTTATGGTCCGAAGACTCTTGCTGCGGTCAAGAAATACGTGGTTGGTGATGAGTTTTCCCGGATCAACGCCGAACTGAAAACCAGGATTGATTTCAACTCCATACTCGAGTACGAAGGGCTCAGCCTGGAGGGCTATGTCCCCGATATTCCGGACGGCCAGAGTGGAGTAACGATCGGAGTAGGGTTCGACGTCGGGCAGTTCAGCAAGGCAGAGATAAAAGCGTTCGGATTCCCGGAGGTCCTGACGAAAAAACTGCTTCCATATGCTGGCCTGAAGCTGGCGGACGCGACGGCGAAACTGGAGGAAACGGGCGGCCTGAAGGTCACTGTGCAAGAGGTACGGGACATCACTTTTGCAGTGAAGAAAAAATTCGCTCGCGATGTGGCGGCGAAGTATGATGAGGCTCGAATAGAGAGTGTTCCGAAGTTTGCGAATTTGACTCCGGCACAGCAGACCGTGGTCTTTTCCAGATTCTTTCACCAAGGCCGTTCTTTTACGAAAAAAAAGAATGCAGCGGCCTGGTGGTCCGGGGTGACCACAGGGAAGTGGGCAGATGTACAGTCAAGCTTGCGTGACTATCCGTTTGCGATTGAAGACTGGTATAAAGCGAGAGTCAGCAAAGAGGCTGATTTGCTGGGTGATATTTCCGCAGAAGTGGAGAAGAAATGA